From a single Carassius auratus strain Wakin chromosome 38, ASM336829v1, whole genome shotgun sequence genomic region:
- the LOC113057318 gene encoding phenazine biosynthesis-like domain-containing protein has product MEIPIFTVDAFTNVPFKGNPAAVCLIENELRDDLYQSIAAEMNLSDTAFITRRNSVDFSSGARFGLRWFTPTCEMPLCGHATLASAAVLFYMKKNVNPVLVFETMHGELYVRQHEESLIMDFPLNKPNPQDQHEFKDLLKAIVEDLPIQDVCYNPTTRNLMIRLADTCNRSELTSLKPEEEALLKNEYTGKINGVIVTMKGDSSAQPGYDFYSRYFAPWLGVLEDPVCGSAHTVLAAYWSEKLNKKKMLAYQCSSRGGELGLEIRDDGRLNIIGQAQIILQGTLKI; this is encoded by the exons ATGGAAATTCCAATATTTACTGTTGATGCTTTTACCAATGTGCCTTTTAAAGGTAATCCTGCTGCAGTATGTCTCATAGAGAAT GAGCTGAGAGATGATCTTTATCAGAGCATTGCAGCTGAGATGAATTTATCAGACACTGCTTTCATCACAAGACGGAATTCTGTGGATTTTTCCTCAG GCGCAAGGTTTGGATTACGTTGGTTTACCCCCACATGTGAGATGCCACTTTGTGGACATGCGACACTGGCCTCAGCAGCAGTGCTCTTTTACATGAAAA AAAATGTCAACCCTGTACTGGTTTTTGAGACGATGCATGGAGAGCTATATGTGCGTCAGCATGAAGAATCTCTAATAATGGACTTTCCCTTAAACAAACCGAACCCCCAG GATCAACATGAATTCAAGGATCTTTTGAAA gCTATAGTAGAAGATTTACCCATTCAGGATGTGTGCTACAATCCAACCACAAGGAACCTGATGATTCGTCTTGCTGACACATGTAACAG ATCTGAACTTACATCTTTGAAGCCTGAAGAAGAAGCTCTGCTGAAAAATGAATATACTGGGAAAATTAATGGTGTCATTGTTACAATGAAAGGAGATTCATCTGCACAACCTGGATATGACTTCTATTCCCGTTACTTTGCACCTTGGTTAGGGGTCCTTGAAGATCCAGTCTGTG GGTCTGCGCATACAGTTCTTGCTGCCTACTGGTCTGAAAAgctgaacaaaaagaaaatgttgg CATACCAGTGCTCCAGTCGTGGGGGAGAGTTGGGGCTGGAGATCAGGGATGATGGTCGACTCAACATCATTGGTCAGGCACAGATCATTCTCCAGGGAACTCTTAAAATCTGA
- the LOC113057319 gene encoding phenazine biosynthesis-like domain-containing protein has translation MEIPIFTVDSFTNLPFKGNPAAVCLIENELRDDLYQSIAAEMNLSDTAFITRRNSVDFSSGARFGLRWFTPTCEMPLCGHATLASAAVLFYMKKNVNPVLVFETMRGELYVRQHEESLIMDFPLNKPNPQDQHEFKDLLKAIVEDLPIQDVCYNPTTRNLMIRLADTCNRSELTSLKPEAKSLLKNEYTGKINGVIVTMKGDSTAQPGYDFYSRYFSPWLGVLEDPVCGSAHTVLAGYWSEKLNKKKMLAYQCSSRGGELGLEIRDDGRLNIIGQAQIILQGTLKI, from the exons ATGGAGATTCCAATATTTACTGTTGATTCTTTTACAAATTTGCCATTCAAAGGTAATCCTGCTGCAGTATGTCTTATAGAGAAT GAGCTGAGAGATGATCTTTATCAGAGCATTGCAGCTGAGATGAATTTATCAGACACTGCTTTCATCACAAGACGGAATTCTGTGGATTTTTCCTCAG GCGCAAGGTTTGGATTACGCTGGTTTACTCCCACATGTGAGATGCCACTTTGTGGACATGCGACACTGGCCTCAGCAGCAGTGCTCTTTTACATGAAAA AAAATGTCAACCCTGTACTGGTTTTTGAGACGATGCGTGGAGAGCTATATGTGCGTCAGCATGAAGAATCTCTAATAATGGACTTTCCCTTAAACAAACCGAACCCCCAG GATCAACATGAATTCAAGGATCTTTTGAAA GCTATAGTAGAAGATTTACCCATTCAGGATGTGTGCTACAATCCAACCACAAGGAACCTGATGATTCGTCTTGCTGACACATGTAACAG ATCTGAACTTACATCTTTGAAGCCTGAAGCAAAATCTCTGCTGAAAAATGAATATACTGGGAAAATTAATGGTGTCATTGTTACAATGAAAGGAGATTCAACTGCACAACCTGGATATGACTTCTATTCCCGTTACTTTTCTCCTTGGTTAGGGGTCCTTGAAGATCCAGTCTGTG GGTCTGCGCATACAGTTCTTGCTGGCTACTGGTCTGAAAAgctgaacaaaaagaaaatgttgg CATACCAGTGCTCCAGTCGTGGGGGAGAGTTGGGGCTGGAGATCAGGGATGATGGTCGACTCAACATCATTGGTCAGGCACAGATCATTCTCCAGGGAACTCTTAAAATCTAA
- the dna2 gene encoding DNA replication ATP-dependent helicase/nuclease DNA2 isoform X1, whose protein sequence is MLLDSPNIIYLFIYFHSKMIKCKSRKSSMVTGVQSNISAFFVSKASPKSPKKIAAGITRFPVSLKTGFMEDRNVPCSPTPSAVPETPDSLRSENPSDTSYENRSPVSRGLHTKGVRGKPSLMARKLMQPQETSSPEPEDTFELKNGVSHSGSVKRLLQSSENIQSAKRSRTMQKPPDRDASSPGANRNAFSNSLGKKIKAESVSFESMKGETNGFSKPLKKSQHLSFSTSEKENSLAVNLKPEIDTSTVSGTNDFDLVTSYSSWIQNGSTEDKETFHTCPLTKKRPLSTADLQAKDKIADGKTLPVPFEDDFTDLIDDWFDDGMEQKLETPKPKKFSHEKNKSIPEHVILASGVHNRYWVLDVRDINSSRNCTEKHLTITCSKTAQSRETCILKDGWESTPVAVGDVIHLEGRCVSGSWTIDRDSGFLVLLPDLLISGTSIANSIRCMRRGVLGEMFKAFDGGSKQMLNGTIVHDIFQKAAMSSDFSLERIQRLAAEALRNPNYLGQMYSLKLTQADMKQEVDEYLPSLSEWSKHYLHTSPQAGQKQLTLKLPSDGALSKQDATCSVTFTDFADIEENIWCPRFGLKGKIDVTAGVRIHRRGRKPTERIVPLELKTGKESNSIEHRSQVILYTLMSSSRRCDPEAGFLVYLKTGSLHPVVGNHMDRRELIKIRNSLAHHIGNNLIKEKGKSRMAPLPAIVSDQQACKYCPQKRNCAVYSRAIERDPMENCSEDPQAFVQSESEHLSRVHLQYFSHWLLLCMLEALTMENKAGRRNIWLQTAQQREKSGGCVGNMQLAGDVSVVSDGVYKHSFVRKESDQTLTGLIVGDRIVVSDQDLMLIGLATGYVTEITVSGVTCSLDKNLSKYSLNTVFRLDQDEGAGGLSTHLGNLSMLMENTPNSERLRELIVEFRPPQFIDSLSSVLPRDAKDTVASILKGLNKPQKQAMKKVLLSKDYTLIVGMPGTGKTTTICTLVRILHACGFSVLLTSYTHSAVDNILLKLKRFKIGFLRLGRSQKVHHDILPFTEESCRAKGIQTLEELEQLYNKELIVATTCMGVKHPIFSRRRFDFCIVDEASQISQPVCLGPLFYAQRFVLVGDHQQLPPIVQNAEARTLGMDESLFKRLEHHSDAVVQLNVQYRMNSAIMSLSNALMYEGRLECGSERTASAVLQLPGRAQVEKELDLFVCQPQYSAWVQAALDPNSPVCFLDTSEVPAPETVEKSGISNHMEAILVHAIVTLLLKAGCRASDIGVIAPYRQQLKAISSLLQGDAYKALEVNTVDKYQGRDKSVIIVSFVRSNPEGNLGELLQDWRRLNVAITRAKHKLLMLGSAPSLRRYAPLEKLLCHLQQEDMIFQLPAAAHEALPRIHL, encoded by the exons ATGCTATTGGATTCTccgaatattatttatttatttatttactttcattcCAAGATGATTAAGTGTAAATCCAGAAAATCTTCC ATGGTCACTGGAGTTCAGTCAAACATTTctgccttttttgtttcaaag GCTTCACCAAAGTCACCTAAAAAAATAGCAGCAGGGATTACCAGATTCCCTGTTTCATTGAAGACAGGCTTTATGGAGGATAGAAATGTCCCCTGCTCTCCAACCCCTTCTGCAGTCCCAGAGACGCCTGACAGTCTGAGGAGCGAGAACCCTTCAGACACTTCCTATGAGAACCGCTCACCTGTCTCCCGTGGCCTGCATACTAAAGGTGTCAGGGGTAAACCTAGCCTGATGGCACGCAAGCTGATGCAGCCACAGGAAACCAGCAGTCCAGAGCCAGAAGACACTTTTGAGCTCAAGAATGGCGTAAGTCACTCTGGCTCTGTAAAGAGGTTGTTGCAAAGCTCAGAGAACATCCAGAGTGCCAAACGGTCCAGGACCATGCAGAAACCACCTGATCGTGATGCAAGCTCTCCAGGGGCCAATCGAAATGCTTTTTCAAATAGTcttgggaaaaaaattaaagcagAGTCTGTCAGTTTTGAGAGTATGAAAGGAGAAACAAATGGATTCTCAAAgcctttaaaaaaatctcaacatCTGAGCTTTAGTACTAGTGAAAAAGAAAATTCACTTGCTGTAAACCTGAAGCCGGAAATAGACACGAGTACGGTTTCTGGAACGAATGATTTTGATCTTGTGACGTCATACAGTTCATGGATACAAAATGGATCTACTGAAGACAAAGAGACTTTTCACACCTGTCCACTTACTAAGAAGAGGCCCTTGAGTACTGCTGATCTGCAAGCGAAAGACAAAATTGCTGATGGAAAAACTttgccagtcccatttgaagatGACTTTACTGATCTGATCGACGATTGGTTTGATGATGGCATGGAGCAAAAATTGGAGACGCCAAAACCCAAGAAGTTCAGTCATGa AAAAAACAAAAGTATACCAGAGCATGTTATACTGGCCTCTGGTGTTCATAACCGATACTGGGTACTGGATGTACGGGACATCAACTCATCACGAAATTGCACTGAGAAGCACTTAACCATCACCTGCTCCAAGACGGCACAGTCCAGAGAGACCTGTATTCTCAAAGATGGCTG GGAGAGTACTCCGGTTGCTGTTGGGGATGTCATTCACTTGGAAGGGAGGTGTGTTTCTGGCTCGTGGACGATTGATAGAGACTCTGGCTTCCTGGTTCTGCTGCCTGACCTGCTGATTTCGGGGACCAGCATTGCCAACAGTATTCGCTGCATGAGGCGAGGGGTGCTGGGAGAAATGTTTAAG GCATTTGATGGTGGATCTAAGCAGATGTTAAATGGTACCATAGTTCATGATATCTTCCAAAAAGCAGCCATGTCCTCAGATTTCTCCCTAGAGCGGATACAGAGGCTTGCTGCGGAGGCCCTAAGAAACCCCAACTACCTCGGACAAAT GTATAGTCTAAAGCTGACCCAGGCTGACATGAAACAGGAAGTAGATGAATATCTTCCCTCTTTATCTGAGTGGTCAAAACACTacctccacacttcaccacaagcTGGACAAAAGCAGCTCACTCTCAAACT CCCTAGTGACGGGGCTCTGAGCAAGCAAGATGCCACCTGTAGCGTGACATTCACAGATTTTGCGGACATCGAGGAGAACATCTGGTGTCCACGTTTTGGCCTGAAGGGGAAGATCGATGTCACAGCTGGAGTTAGGATTCATCGGAGAGGCAGAAAGCCCACAGAGAGGATTGTGCCGCTGGAGCTGAAAACCGGCAAGGAGTCAAACTCCATTGAGCATCGCAGTCAG GTTATCCTGTACACTTTGATGAGCTCATCTAGACGTTGCGATCCAGAGGCAGGTTTCCTAGTCTACTTGAAGACTGGCAGTCTACATCCTGTTGTGGGCAACCACATGGACAGGAGAG AGCTGATTAAAATAAGAAACTCATTGGCCCATCACATCGGAAACAATCTTATTAAGGAGAAAGGAAAAAGTCGAATGGCCCCATTGCCTGCCATTGTGTCTGACCAGCAGGCATGCAAGTACTGTCCTCAGAAAAGGAACTGTGCAGTTTACAGCAG AGCTATAGAGAGAGATCCCATGGAGAACTGTAGTGAAGATCCACAGGCCTTTGTGCAGTCGGAGAGCGAGCACCTCAGCCGTGTGCACCTCCAGTACTTCAGCCACTGGTTGCTGCTCTGCATGCTGGAGGCTCTCACCATGGAGAACAAAGCAGGTCGCCGCAATATCTGGCTTCAGACTGCCCAGCAGAG GGAGAAAAGTGGTGGCTGCGTGGGTAACATGCAGTTAGCTGGAGACGTCAGCGTCGTGTCTGATGGTGTATATAAGCACAGCTTTGTGAGGAAGGAGAGCGATCAGACACTGACTGGGCTGATAGTGGGTGACAGGATTGTGGTCAGTGATCAGGACTTGATGCTTATAGGCCTAGCCACGGGATACGTCACAGAAATAACTGTCAGTGGAGTGACTTGCTCTTTGGACAA AAACCTTTCCAAGTATTCCTTAAATACGGTTTTCCGACTGGACCAGGATGAAGGTGCAGGCGGTCTTAGCACCCATTTAGGAAACCTATCTATGTTAATGGAAAACACTCCAAACAG TGAAAGACTGAGGGAGCTGATTGTGGAATTCAGGCCTCCTCAGTTCATTGACAGCCTCAGCAGTGTTTTGCCACGAGACGCCAAGGACACTGTGGCCAGCATCCTGAAAG GACTCAACAAACCCCAGAAACAAGCCATGAAAAAAGTGCTACTATCCAAAGACTACACACTTATtgtgggaatgccaggtactgggAAAACTACCACCATCTGTACACTG GTACGTATACTCCATGCTTGTGGCTTCAGTGTACTTCTGACTAGCTACACTCACTCTGCTGTGGACAACATCCTCCTGAAACTAAAGAGGTTTAAGATTGGCTTCCTGCGACTCGGTCGTTCTCAAAAAGTGCACCATGACATCCTGCCCTTCACAGAGGAGTCATGTCGGGCCAAAGGCATCCAAACACTAGAAGAGCTGGAACAACTGTATAACAAAGAA CTGATTGTGGCCACCACCTGTATGGGTGTAAAGCACCCAATATTCAGCCGTAGACGCTTTGACTTCTGCATCGTGGATGAGGCATCTCAGATCAGTCAACCTGTATGTTTGGGTCCGCTGTTCTACGCCCAGCGCTTTGTCCTGGTGGGAGACCACCAACAACTTCCTCCGATTGTACAGAATGCTGAAGCCAG AACACTGGGCATGGATGAGAGTTTGTTCAAACGTCTGGAGCACCATAGTGATGCAGTTGTTCAGCTGAATGTGCAGTACCGAATGAACAG TGCGATCATGTCCCTGAGCAATGCTCTGATGTACGAGGGCCGACTGGAGTGTGGCTCTGAGAGGACGGCAAGCGCGGTGCTGCAGCTGCCCGGTAGAGCTCAGGTTGAGAAGGAGCTGGACCTGTTTGTGTGTCAGCCGCAGTATAGCGCTTGGGTCCAGGCTGCGCTGGATCCCAATAGTCCTGTCTGTTTCCTGGACACGTCTGAG GTTCCCGCTCCTGAGACGGTGGAGAAAAGTGGCATCAGCAACCACATGGAAGCTATATTGGTCCATGCAATTGTCACTCTGCTACTCAAG GCTGGATGCAGAGCGTCTGATATTGGGGTCATTGCTCCATATCGACAACAGCTAAAAGCCATCTCCAGTCTGCTCCAGGGAGACGCCTATAAAGCTCTGGAAGTCAACACAGTGGACAAATACCAAGGACGTGACAAAAGCGTCATCATTGTGTCCTTTGTTCGAAGCAACCCTGAAGGCAAC CTGGGTGAGTTGCTCCAAGACTGGCGCAGGCTGAATGTGGCCATCACTAGAGCCAAACACAAGCTCCTCATGCTGGGCTCAGCGCCCTCTCTTCGCCGCTACGCACCGCTAGAGAAACTTCTCTGCCACCTTCAACAGGAAGATATG ATCTTCCAGCTGCCTGCTGCTGCCCATGAGGCACTACCCAGAATCCACTTGTga
- the pbld gene encoding phenazine biosynthesis-like domain-containing protein, with the protein MEIPIFIVDAFTNVPFKGNPAAICLMENELRDDLYQSIAAEMNLSETAFITKGNSVDFSSGARFGLRWFTPTNEIPLCGHATLASAAVLFYMKKNVNPVLVFETMRGELYVRQHEESLIMDFPLNKPNPQDQHEIKDLLKAAVGDLPIQDVCYCPTTKKLMVRLADACDRSELVSLRPEAQSLLRNETTGKIRSLIITLKGAESTQSGYDFYSRVFAPWVGVPEDPVTGSAHTVLAGYWSEKLNKKKMLAYQCSSRGGEVKLEIRNDGRLDIIGLAQIILQGTLKI; encoded by the exons ATGGAAATTCCAATATTTATTGTTGATGCTTTTACCAATGTGCCTTTTAAAGGTAATCCTGCTGCAATATGTCTCATGGAGAAT GAGCTGAGAGATGATCTTTATCAGAGCATTGCAGCTGAGATGAATTTGTCAGAGACCGCTTTCATCACAAAAGGGAATTCTGTGGATTTTTCTTCAG GTGCAAGGTTTGGATTACGCTGGTTTACTCCCACAAATGAGATCCCACTTTGTGGACATGCGACACTGGCCTCAGCAGCAGTGCTCTTTTACATGAAAA AAAATGTCAACCCTGTACTGGTGTTTGAGACGATGCGTGGAGAGCTGTATGTGCGTCAGCATGAAGAATCTCTAATAATGGACTTTCCCTTAAACAAACCGAACCCCCAG GACCAACATGAAATCAAGGATCTTTTAAAG gCTGCTGTAGGAGACTTACCCATTCAGGATGTGTGTTACTGTCCAACCACAAAGAAACTGATGGTTCGTCTGGCTGACGCTTGTGACAG GTCTGAACTTGTGTCTCTGAGGCCAGAGGCACAGTCTCTTTTAAGAAATGAAACCACTGGTAAGATTAGAAGTCTTATCATTACACTGAAAGGAGCAGAGAGCACTCAGTCTGGATATGACTTTTACTCCCGTGTCTTCGCTCCATGGGTTGGGGTCCCTGAAGATCCAGTCACTG GGTCTGCACATACAGTCCTTGCTGGCTACTGGTCTGAAAAgctgaacaaaaagaaaatgttgg CTTACCAGTGCTCCAGTCGAGGAGGCGAAGTAAAGCTGGAGATTAGAAATGATGGTAGACTGGACATCATTGGTCTGGCACAGATCATTCTTCAGGGAACTCTTAAAATCTAG
- the dna2 gene encoding DNA replication ATP-dependent helicase/nuclease DNA2 isoform X2, which yields MLLDSPNIIYLFIYFHSKMIKCKSRKSSASPKSPKKIAAGITRFPVSLKTGFMEDRNVPCSPTPSAVPETPDSLRSENPSDTSYENRSPVSRGLHTKGVRGKPSLMARKLMQPQETSSPEPEDTFELKNGVSHSGSVKRLLQSSENIQSAKRSRTMQKPPDRDASSPGANRNAFSNSLGKKIKAESVSFESMKGETNGFSKPLKKSQHLSFSTSEKENSLAVNLKPEIDTSTVSGTNDFDLVTSYSSWIQNGSTEDKETFHTCPLTKKRPLSTADLQAKDKIADGKTLPVPFEDDFTDLIDDWFDDGMEQKLETPKPKKFSHEKNKSIPEHVILASGVHNRYWVLDVRDINSSRNCTEKHLTITCSKTAQSRETCILKDGWESTPVAVGDVIHLEGRCVSGSWTIDRDSGFLVLLPDLLISGTSIANSIRCMRRGVLGEMFKAFDGGSKQMLNGTIVHDIFQKAAMSSDFSLERIQRLAAEALRNPNYLGQMYSLKLTQADMKQEVDEYLPSLSEWSKHYLHTSPQAGQKQLTLKLPSDGALSKQDATCSVTFTDFADIEENIWCPRFGLKGKIDVTAGVRIHRRGRKPTERIVPLELKTGKESNSIEHRSQVILYTLMSSSRRCDPEAGFLVYLKTGSLHPVVGNHMDRRELIKIRNSLAHHIGNNLIKEKGKSRMAPLPAIVSDQQACKYCPQKRNCAVYSRAIERDPMENCSEDPQAFVQSESEHLSRVHLQYFSHWLLLCMLEALTMENKAGRRNIWLQTAQQREKSGGCVGNMQLAGDVSVVSDGVYKHSFVRKESDQTLTGLIVGDRIVVSDQDLMLIGLATGYVTEITVSGVTCSLDKNLSKYSLNTVFRLDQDEGAGGLSTHLGNLSMLMENTPNSERLRELIVEFRPPQFIDSLSSVLPRDAKDTVASILKGLNKPQKQAMKKVLLSKDYTLIVGMPGTGKTTTICTLVRILHACGFSVLLTSYTHSAVDNILLKLKRFKIGFLRLGRSQKVHHDILPFTEESCRAKGIQTLEELEQLYNKELIVATTCMGVKHPIFSRRRFDFCIVDEASQISQPVCLGPLFYAQRFVLVGDHQQLPPIVQNAEARTLGMDESLFKRLEHHSDAVVQLNVQYRMNSAIMSLSNALMYEGRLECGSERTASAVLQLPGRAQVEKELDLFVCQPQYSAWVQAALDPNSPVCFLDTSEVPAPETVEKSGISNHMEAILVHAIVTLLLKAGCRASDIGVIAPYRQQLKAISSLLQGDAYKALEVNTVDKYQGRDKSVIIVSFVRSNPEGNLGELLQDWRRLNVAITRAKHKLLMLGSAPSLRRYAPLEKLLCHLQQEDMIFQLPAAAHEALPRIHL from the exons ATGCTATTGGATTCTccgaatattatttatttatttatttactttcattcCAAGATGATTAAGTGTAAATCCAGAAAATCTTCC GCTTCACCAAAGTCACCTAAAAAAATAGCAGCAGGGATTACCAGATTCCCTGTTTCATTGAAGACAGGCTTTATGGAGGATAGAAATGTCCCCTGCTCTCCAACCCCTTCTGCAGTCCCAGAGACGCCTGACAGTCTGAGGAGCGAGAACCCTTCAGACACTTCCTATGAGAACCGCTCACCTGTCTCCCGTGGCCTGCATACTAAAGGTGTCAGGGGTAAACCTAGCCTGATGGCACGCAAGCTGATGCAGCCACAGGAAACCAGCAGTCCAGAGCCAGAAGACACTTTTGAGCTCAAGAATGGCGTAAGTCACTCTGGCTCTGTAAAGAGGTTGTTGCAAAGCTCAGAGAACATCCAGAGTGCCAAACGGTCCAGGACCATGCAGAAACCACCTGATCGTGATGCAAGCTCTCCAGGGGCCAATCGAAATGCTTTTTCAAATAGTcttgggaaaaaaattaaagcagAGTCTGTCAGTTTTGAGAGTATGAAAGGAGAAACAAATGGATTCTCAAAgcctttaaaaaaatctcaacatCTGAGCTTTAGTACTAGTGAAAAAGAAAATTCACTTGCTGTAAACCTGAAGCCGGAAATAGACACGAGTACGGTTTCTGGAACGAATGATTTTGATCTTGTGACGTCATACAGTTCATGGATACAAAATGGATCTACTGAAGACAAAGAGACTTTTCACACCTGTCCACTTACTAAGAAGAGGCCCTTGAGTACTGCTGATCTGCAAGCGAAAGACAAAATTGCTGATGGAAAAACTttgccagtcccatttgaagatGACTTTACTGATCTGATCGACGATTGGTTTGATGATGGCATGGAGCAAAAATTGGAGACGCCAAAACCCAAGAAGTTCAGTCATGa AAAAAACAAAAGTATACCAGAGCATGTTATACTGGCCTCTGGTGTTCATAACCGATACTGGGTACTGGATGTACGGGACATCAACTCATCACGAAATTGCACTGAGAAGCACTTAACCATCACCTGCTCCAAGACGGCACAGTCCAGAGAGACCTGTATTCTCAAAGATGGCTG GGAGAGTACTCCGGTTGCTGTTGGGGATGTCATTCACTTGGAAGGGAGGTGTGTTTCTGGCTCGTGGACGATTGATAGAGACTCTGGCTTCCTGGTTCTGCTGCCTGACCTGCTGATTTCGGGGACCAGCATTGCCAACAGTATTCGCTGCATGAGGCGAGGGGTGCTGGGAGAAATGTTTAAG GCATTTGATGGTGGATCTAAGCAGATGTTAAATGGTACCATAGTTCATGATATCTTCCAAAAAGCAGCCATGTCCTCAGATTTCTCCCTAGAGCGGATACAGAGGCTTGCTGCGGAGGCCCTAAGAAACCCCAACTACCTCGGACAAAT GTATAGTCTAAAGCTGACCCAGGCTGACATGAAACAGGAAGTAGATGAATATCTTCCCTCTTTATCTGAGTGGTCAAAACACTacctccacacttcaccacaagcTGGACAAAAGCAGCTCACTCTCAAACT CCCTAGTGACGGGGCTCTGAGCAAGCAAGATGCCACCTGTAGCGTGACATTCACAGATTTTGCGGACATCGAGGAGAACATCTGGTGTCCACGTTTTGGCCTGAAGGGGAAGATCGATGTCACAGCTGGAGTTAGGATTCATCGGAGAGGCAGAAAGCCCACAGAGAGGATTGTGCCGCTGGAGCTGAAAACCGGCAAGGAGTCAAACTCCATTGAGCATCGCAGTCAG GTTATCCTGTACACTTTGATGAGCTCATCTAGACGTTGCGATCCAGAGGCAGGTTTCCTAGTCTACTTGAAGACTGGCAGTCTACATCCTGTTGTGGGCAACCACATGGACAGGAGAG AGCTGATTAAAATAAGAAACTCATTGGCCCATCACATCGGAAACAATCTTATTAAGGAGAAAGGAAAAAGTCGAATGGCCCCATTGCCTGCCATTGTGTCTGACCAGCAGGCATGCAAGTACTGTCCTCAGAAAAGGAACTGTGCAGTTTACAGCAG AGCTATAGAGAGAGATCCCATGGAGAACTGTAGTGAAGATCCACAGGCCTTTGTGCAGTCGGAGAGCGAGCACCTCAGCCGTGTGCACCTCCAGTACTTCAGCCACTGGTTGCTGCTCTGCATGCTGGAGGCTCTCACCATGGAGAACAAAGCAGGTCGCCGCAATATCTGGCTTCAGACTGCCCAGCAGAG GGAGAAAAGTGGTGGCTGCGTGGGTAACATGCAGTTAGCTGGAGACGTCAGCGTCGTGTCTGATGGTGTATATAAGCACAGCTTTGTGAGGAAGGAGAGCGATCAGACACTGACTGGGCTGATAGTGGGTGACAGGATTGTGGTCAGTGATCAGGACTTGATGCTTATAGGCCTAGCCACGGGATACGTCACAGAAATAACTGTCAGTGGAGTGACTTGCTCTTTGGACAA AAACCTTTCCAAGTATTCCTTAAATACGGTTTTCCGACTGGACCAGGATGAAGGTGCAGGCGGTCTTAGCACCCATTTAGGAAACCTATCTATGTTAATGGAAAACACTCCAAACAG TGAAAGACTGAGGGAGCTGATTGTGGAATTCAGGCCTCCTCAGTTCATTGACAGCCTCAGCAGTGTTTTGCCACGAGACGCCAAGGACACTGTGGCCAGCATCCTGAAAG GACTCAACAAACCCCAGAAACAAGCCATGAAAAAAGTGCTACTATCCAAAGACTACACACTTATtgtgggaatgccaggtactgggAAAACTACCACCATCTGTACACTG GTACGTATACTCCATGCTTGTGGCTTCAGTGTACTTCTGACTAGCTACACTCACTCTGCTGTGGACAACATCCTCCTGAAACTAAAGAGGTTTAAGATTGGCTTCCTGCGACTCGGTCGTTCTCAAAAAGTGCACCATGACATCCTGCCCTTCACAGAGGAGTCATGTCGGGCCAAAGGCATCCAAACACTAGAAGAGCTGGAACAACTGTATAACAAAGAA CTGATTGTGGCCACCACCTGTATGGGTGTAAAGCACCCAATATTCAGCCGTAGACGCTTTGACTTCTGCATCGTGGATGAGGCATCTCAGATCAGTCAACCTGTATGTTTGGGTCCGCTGTTCTACGCCCAGCGCTTTGTCCTGGTGGGAGACCACCAACAACTTCCTCCGATTGTACAGAATGCTGAAGCCAG AACACTGGGCATGGATGAGAGTTTGTTCAAACGTCTGGAGCACCATAGTGATGCAGTTGTTCAGCTGAATGTGCAGTACCGAATGAACAG TGCGATCATGTCCCTGAGCAATGCTCTGATGTACGAGGGCCGACTGGAGTGTGGCTCTGAGAGGACGGCAAGCGCGGTGCTGCAGCTGCCCGGTAGAGCTCAGGTTGAGAAGGAGCTGGACCTGTTTGTGTGTCAGCCGCAGTATAGCGCTTGGGTCCAGGCTGCGCTGGATCCCAATAGTCCTGTCTGTTTCCTGGACACGTCTGAG GTTCCCGCTCCTGAGACGGTGGAGAAAAGTGGCATCAGCAACCACATGGAAGCTATATTGGTCCATGCAATTGTCACTCTGCTACTCAAG GCTGGATGCAGAGCGTCTGATATTGGGGTCATTGCTCCATATCGACAACAGCTAAAAGCCATCTCCAGTCTGCTCCAGGGAGACGCCTATAAAGCTCTGGAAGTCAACACAGTGGACAAATACCAAGGACGTGACAAAAGCGTCATCATTGTGTCCTTTGTTCGAAGCAACCCTGAAGGCAAC CTGGGTGAGTTGCTCCAAGACTGGCGCAGGCTGAATGTGGCCATCACTAGAGCCAAACACAAGCTCCTCATGCTGGGCTCAGCGCCCTCTCTTCGCCGCTACGCACCGCTAGAGAAACTTCTCTGCCACCTTCAACAGGAAGATATG ATCTTCCAGCTGCCTGCTGCTGCCCATGAGGCACTACCCAGAATCCACTTGTga